In the genome of Haloplanus salinus, the window AGAAACACCCCCAGAGAGCGCAGATAGCGACGAACTCGAAGATTCATCGACCGATCCGTCGTCGACCAGTCCGCAAGAGGGTCCGACACCTGACCAATCGCCGGATGATAAGGCGGCATCGACGTCCGAAGAAGGTGAGTCTGACACGCCTGACGCCACCGGTCCGCCGTCGACGTTCCGGGCGGCGATTCAGTCGGACCCGCTGAAGGATATCCTGCGGGCACTCAGGGCGACCGTCGACGAGGCCCGCGTGAAAATTGACGAGACGGGCATCCGCGTCCGGGCGGTCGACCCCGCGAACGTCGCGATGGACGACCTCAACCTCTCGGCGAGCGCGTTCGAGTCCTACGACGCGACTCCCGGCGTCATCGGAGTCGATCTCGACCGACTCTGGGATCCGGTTTCGCTCGCAAACAAAGGCGATCTCGTCCAACTTCACCTCGACACTGAGAGTCGGAAGCTGGTCGTGGCCGTCACTGGTCTCGAGTTCCAGATGGCCTGTCTGGATCCGGCGACGATTCGGTCGGAACCGACGCTTCCCGAGCTGGAGCTACCAGCGAGCGTCACCGTCGATCGCGACACGCTCCGACAGGTAGTAAAAGCGGCCGATTTGGTCGCTGATCACGTTGGCCTCCGAATGGCTCCCGACGAGGAAGTGTTCCGGATCGATGCCGAGGGGGACACAGATAGCGTTGACTTCCGGATCGACGCCGACGACTGGGAGGCGGTCACCCTCGCGGAGGCGTCCTCGCTGTTCAGCCTAGACTATATGAAAAAGATCGTGCGGACGATCCCCGCCGGAACTGCGGTGACGATCGACTTCGGCACCGAGTTTCCGGCGATGCTCTCGTACGACATCGGCGACGGGGACGGATCGATGATCCGGATGCTCGCCCCACGGATCGAGACATGACCACCCCCCTCGGCATCCATCGCGTATGAAAACAAGCTACTCACGGTCGACGAATCGCGCTCGGCGGTACCGAGGCGAGCGAACCCTCGGGGGCTGTCTCGTCTACGCCGGCGACGATCTCCTCGACAAGCACCTCTCAGTCCATCCAGTGTCGCCCGGTGGCTTCGACTGGGGACCGGACGCAACTCCCGAACGTGCCTGCCAACTCGCCATCGCGCTACTCGCGCCGACACTCGGACTCGAAGTCGCTGTCGACGACTACCACCTCTTCGCAGAGAACTTCATCCGCCGGGAACTCACGGGCGATGAATGGTCGGTTCGTCTCCAGGATCTCCGCGAGTCGAGCTATCGGGAGCAGTATATGCACAGAGATTATCCGACGAATACCGCTCCAGAGCCTGTGGACGTCGACATCGAGACCATCGATTTAGACACCATCACCTACGCCGAGGAACTCGCGCTGGTCCGCCGGTATGACGAGGTGCTCTGGAAGAAGGGTAACACCCGCGCCAACCTGACCAGACTTCAGGCGATTCGACGTGGTGAGCGTGACCCGGCGAGTGAGCCGTTCTCTAAGCAGTGGCTCTCGACACATGGACGGCTCACTTCGTCGGCTGCCAAACGAGCGCTTGGAGAGGAGTTCGAGACGATGGGCGAGTTCGCCGCCTGGGCCTGTTATGCGACTTCGCTCACGACGGTTGACCACGTCGGGGAATCGACGGCGACGACGATTCGGAATCTCCGACCGGCGCTCGTCCGGTGGTTCGGGGGCGAGGAGTACATTCCACAGTACGACGACGACCAGGAGACGCTCGTGACTGAGGACACCGACGAGGAGGACAGGAACGAGGAAGCAGTCGAGGATAACTCTTCGATTACCGCCTCTGGAAAGCCATGAACTGCACTTCCTAGTGATTTAGCGCCCTGAATCGGGTGAGGGGCGGACTAGCTCAATTCTCCGTACATCGAGAGCCCCGGTTCGCCTTCGATCATCATGTCCACACCAACACAGCCAGACACAGCCACCGCTGACGACGCATCACAATCGATGCCGACGACCGTTCCAGTCGCGGACCTGCTTGCCCGTGAAACATCTCTTTCTTTTGCTGGCCTCACTCCTGCTGACCGGGGCGACTACCCTGATGCAGTTTCATCGGAAGCCCGGTGTCTCGATACTGACCCTCGGTCGATGAAGGATGTCATCGCGACGCTCCCACAGGCGAGTTCCGGGGAGCTCTGGGCGACCAACGAGTTCGTCGACGTCGACGGGACTGTCGACACCCAGGCAATTCGCGACATTCACGGATTGGATGTCGACGTGCTCGAAGACGCTGCGGAGTGTTCACTTGACGAGCTTGCGACGAGAGCGTCGTCGGACCCGTTGGTTCGCATCCGCGACCACCAGGACATCGTCGACGAGCGTCGGAAGGCGCTGTGTGCCCTCGGCTACGACGTCAAGTTCCGCTGGCAGATCGCCTCGGACCGATATTCGATCATCAACCCACAGGAGGCGTATCTCCCTATCATCGGTGTGCTCCAGCAGCGCGGTGAGACTGCGGCGTTCGGCTGGGCGAGTTACCGGGACTGGGGTGGCCTCCTCAAGATGTTCGTCGTCTGTCCGGGCCTCGAACACATCGTCTCGGGGAGTGAGGACACCGAGTTCGATGACGACCCCGACGGCGTGACGAGCGTTGGTGACTCGGACGAGACAGATTTAATCGTGTACGGCGGCTTCGAGACCGGGTATGACTTCCGCGGGACGCAGACGCTGTGGGCGAAGCCCATCCTCTACTTTCCCGAGACTGGTACCGTCGTTCCCGATACGGGGAAGCGCTACACGCGCCGGCACTACGGGCGGGCGACCGACCCCACTCACGAGCGAGCGAACGACCGGGTGCCGATCAACGAGTGGTGGAAAGCGATCTACGACGACGTCGCCGACCGCCTCGTCGACGTCGACCGGGCGATTCGCCGCACTCGGGCCATCGCCTACGACTTCGAGACACTCCCGTTTGACACGGCTACGTGCTACCGGTATTGGGGTGTGGCCGCGAGGTACGCCGAGGCCGCTGCCGACCGGGCGACGACTCTCGCCCCCCCGCCGTCCCGACCGACAGTGTATAATCTTCAGCTGTCGCTGCTGATCGCACTCCTCGATTCATACGAGGGCTCGCTGGCGTCGGATACGTACCAGGAGTATATTGAGACCGCCGGGGAGCTACTTCGAAAACCAGCGATGATGATTCAGTTGGCGCTAAGAGAGCACGACCGTCAGACCGACGACGAGTGCGACCGCGTCCTCCCCGATGACCAACAGACGCTGTCCGATGCGCTCGAAGACATCGTCGATATTCCAGGGATTGAGGTCGGTGACGAAGGGGAGTTGTCGGATCAGGAAGCCCAGAGACTCAACAACCGGGTTCAGCGCAAACTCACGGAGTTACAGTCTCTAGAATAGCTCCTTTGCTCCACGCTGGGTGCTCCCAGCGCTCTCCGAAGTCGCTACCCACGACGAATAGAGATGACTCCTGCCAGTTCTCGACCCTTATATACGATAACGAGCCACCCGAGGTCACCGAGATGAACCCTGAAACACACCGCATCGACCAAGCTGACCGAGATCTGAGGTGCTGGCTCGCCATCCGGGCACGAGCCGGCGTCCCCGAGCTCGTATTGATCGCGCTGTTGCGCTCGTATACCAGACGCATCGAACGACACGGCTACATCCCGAGATCGTGGGCTAACCCGTCATCACCCGAGTGGTCGGAGGACCCGGATGGCTTCTGAAGAACTCGGTCCGGAGTTCTTCGTTCGGCTGCGGGCGGACCTCTTGATCATCGGGGATAGCATCCTGACGGATCGTCACCACGCCTCGAACGGCAACTACGACCCAACGGATCCGCAGAACCAGATCGGCGGTATCATCCCGTCGTTCTCGCTGTCGGGGTGGCTCCGTCACGGGACGGAACGCGTCGTTCAGGAACATGGGGCGACGGCGTGCCACCCTGGCGAAGTGAACGCGAACTTCCGCAAAGAGGATGTGTACAGCCGTGATTTGGAGGCGGGCTACCACGAGAAGGGAGCGTGTCTCGACAGCGTTGATGACGGCTGCCTGATTCTCGATCTGTTCGGCGGAATCGGTAACCGACCAGGGAAAATCATGCGTCGACCCATCCAGTTCAACCCAGTCCGATCCAAGGTCGACTACACTCGTGGGCAAGCGGAGGGACACTACCGACGACTGACCCGGAAAATTGCCTCCCGGAACCCTAATGACGGCCGCGAATCGCTCCGAGTCGTCCAAGTGGATGCTGTGGCGAACCTCGACGGCGCGTGGTACCTGTGCTTTCGAGAGCAGAAACCGGCATTCGTTGGGCTGCTGGCCGAAGCGGTCCGCTTTTTGAACGAACATCAGACGGACTTTCTCCATCAGCTGGGCGGCGCCCGGAATTTCGGTGGTGGAATCGTGGACTGTGAACTCATCAACCCTCTCTACACCGAGCGAGAGTTGCGGCGGGTCTTCGACCGGCGGGGGGAGGAGACTGCCGCGATGGCCGACAAAGACGAGCAGTGGGAGAGGGACTACCTCCCGGAGTTCCGCTCCGCACTTAGCAGTCATATCGAGGGCCGAACTGGTGGATGAGGCGACCAGAATGATCGACGTCTATCGTCACGACGCGCACAAATTCCACGGGCAATCCCACGCGGACGCCTCCGAGGAGTTCGCCGGGATCCCCGTGAACCGGGCTGTCCCGTACGGTTCCGATGCCGACGCAGGGGCGCTCTCCCGCCCTCCGGGTCGACACGAGCCCGTTGTCCCGACACATGAGATACACCACCGGCTCTCGTTACTGACTGGTGATCCGGTGTACATACCCAACAGCCGAGCTCAAGCAGCTGTCGAAAATGACGTACGGGACCTGTTGACTGTGGCCGACGCCGAGAGGGCGCATGAATGCTGGCTACACAGCGATGTGGCGACGCTGTTCAACGAGGCGGTCGCGTTCCCCTACACGAGTCTGAAGTATCACACGCTTCTCGTGGCGGCGCTCTCAGACACCTACCGTGCTGGCCTCTCGTTCGATGACCTGCATCTGGTCGTTGACCCTGCCGACGAAATCGTTCCACACCGCACTGTGTACTCTGGTGATCAGTTCGCGTTCCGGATCGACGCCAACGAGCGGGGTCGACCCTCAGCACGGCTCGGAAGTCGGCCGTGGCGCTCGTGGGGCTCGACGTGGAACCGGCTTACCGCCCACCCACTGAACACGAATCAGGATAAGTGGGACATGGCGCTGGATGCTAACCTCCGGCGGATCTGGGCGTGGAGTACAGCTCTACAGTACCTCGAGGACTTCACCAGATGGAGGGGAGAACGGTGACCCGGATTCAGCAGGTACTCTGGAAGTTGGAGATGGACTACATCGGGCACCCGTACTACGTTTCGGGAAACGCTATCCTGCACGCGCTGAGACCATCGCTCGACTCAAGCGTCTCGCGAACGCTCCACGCCTCGCATGGGATGTTCGTCCCGGGACAGTTCGGACGGTTCCCCAAAGAACACAGTCAATCCGGCGTCCAGCCCCACCTCGGAAGTGGCCTCCCCGACGTCAACGCGTACGAAGACCTGTTCCTCCACCGAGAACCGGATCATCGCTGGCTGCTCGAATCCCGCCCTCGAGAGGCGCTCAATACACACGGGCTCCGAACGGATGCCGGCCATCCGACTCTGGCTTATCGCACGATTATGGGGCGCCCGAGAGACCGCCGGAATGAAACGCGAACGACGCGCTGGTACGTCCACGCGTATCTCCATGCCGATGACCCCGCGGCGCTCCCGCTGGGCGAGGCTACCCTTTCGGACGTGCAGTTCGGCGGCAAGCGCACCTACGGCTACGGCGAGGCCACGCTGAAAGACACTCGAGTGGTGGAACTTGAGGCGCTCGAGTACTCCCGGTTGGAGGACGCCGATGCCCATCTCATCCGGTTAATTACTCCGTTCGTAACTGCCAGTGACTATCCCGGTGCGAACGGCGTGGCGGTCCCACGGTGGTGGGCAGAAGATCGCGGTGACCTTCGATTCCGGGAGGAGCGCCTTTTGACGTCCGGCGAGCCATATCGCTTGGAGACAATCGACCACGGACAGGTAGTCGAATATCTCGGTGAGCGTCCGGTAGAGACGGCTCGGAATGGACTCACTCGGATCGGATCGCACTCACGGATGGGATTCGGTGAACTCCGTGTCATTCCAGTCCCCGACCGCGCAGAGACGACTGACGACCATGCTCTTGGAGGACGGTAGATTGACTCCCTCCGATGCTCTTCGAACGACTCATAAAGAAATCGCATTACCAACAATAATTATCAAGAGTACATCGAGGTGGCTGGTGAACTCCTCCGCAAACCGGCCATGATGATTCAGCTGGCTCTGAAAGAACACGATCGGCAGGTCAAGGAATCGGACGAGCGTGTGCTCGCAGACGATCAACAGACCCTTAGCGACGCGCTGGAGGACATCGTCGACATCCCTGGCATCGAGGTCGATACTGAGAACGATCTCTCAGACAGCGGTGCACAGCGGCTCCACGACCGTGTCCAACGGAAGCTCGACGATCTCGATTAATTCTCGACGAGGGAGTCCGGCGACAGTGTTTTACAGAATCCACGGAAAGCGAAATACATGTCGGAGGCTGCTCGGGACTCACATCCACTCGATGCGATGCTCGCCATCTCCGATGTCGTGACGGACCAGCGGTATGCGCAGATGTATGCCCGGGTGCTCACTCACGATACCCCGACAGTCGAGGAACTCTCTGAGGGTCTCGATAATTCGACGACGACCGTCTACGAGGACGTGAACCATCTCGTCGAAAGCGGTATTCTCGAGCGCGTTACGGACACCCAGCCGCATCGGTACCAAGCCCCCCAGATCGACCTCACTATCCAGACCGACGACGATTCCTATCAGATTACGCCGGCACTGTTCGTCGCGATCGCCCGACTCGAGACGAACGAGAACATTCAGCTGTTTCTCGACCGGCACGGCGTCGGCGGTCTCGCGACCGCTCTCGAGTACGCCCGTGACTACGTCCAGGGCCGAATGAATGCCCGCATCATGGCGCGCGAGCAGGACCTCCCCGTGCTCGAAGCCGAGACGATCCTGCAGGAGATGCGCGACGTGCTCCTGGATGTCGACCCCGATCTCGAAGAGAGCCCCGACGTTGACGAACTGGACGCGGCGGTCGATGAATAACGAGTCTTCTCCGCAGACAGTCACAGCCAGTCACTGACGTACGCGACGTGATCGGAGAGGTCGGAGACTGACCGTTCGATTCGGCGAACCGCACGTCTCACTTCGCCGCCCGTCCGGGTCACGTCCGCGATAATGATGATACCAGGATGCTCGTCTGCCGGTGGATTACTGAAATCCGACTGATCGGCTGTCAGCAGAACGCGGTCCTTTCGGGTTGCAACGGCTAGGACGTCCGGATCAGACGCGCTTACCCCGAGATCCTCGATGTCGACGACGCGGACGACATCATGGCCGTCGTCGCGGAGGGCCTGTATCCACTCGGTCTCGACGTTTTCGTCCGCGAGCAGTTCCACCGAACGTCCTCTAGGTGGTCTCGTCGGGAACGAGGCGATTCGGCGCGTGCTCCTCGTACATCGACTGGTTCCGAGTCTCGATGGTACGCATCTCCTCGGGGTGGCTGAAGGCGTACGCGAGCGCGGCGTGGACCTCGGCGACCGAGATGTCGTAGCTCGTGGCGATCTCCTCTGGCGTGTCGTCTCCTTCGACGTAGCGCTGGTAGACGTGATACACGCCGATACGGTGTCCCTCGATCCGGGGGTCCCCGCCGAGGACATCGTCTGTCTTCACGATCTCCGGCATCGTCCCGTCCGAACTCGATTGTGACCCAGTTCCAGCCATGATCCGTTGGTGCCTCTGTACGCTACTAGCGTGTCTCACGTAATAACCACCCGGGTTGATGAGGCGGTCCAGACCCGGTGTTCTGTCCGAGTCTCGGTCCACCGCTGATTTATCGACCCACAATCGGGTGGCGGGATTCCCAGGCGGATTCCGTCCCTCAGCCATGTCTTCATCCGATCCAGATGCTGTCGACCGGCCCGAACCGCTCGTCGTCCTCTCACATCTCGTCCATCGCCTGCTCAAGCGGGAGGGTGGCAGTGTCCCGCTCGAACGGGTCACCCTCCGAGTCAGCGACTACGTCGATATCGGCGATCAGGAGGCCGCGGACCTCATCGATGCTGGTGCTGCCGAGGGGGTTTTCACTCTCGACCGGGGGGCCGGTGGAAGTACGACCATCGTCGGGGTCTCACCGCAGGGGGAAGAGCCGGCCGTGATCACGGAGGCCTTCGGCGGCCCTGCTGGCGCTACTGGAACTGCCGACTTTCAGGCCCTTGAGGTCGTCACCGAGAGTATCGCGACTGCACTCCGTGACGCCGGCTACGCGACGTTCACCGATCTCGCGGACGCCAACGTCGGTAATCTCGCCGGGTTAACCGGGACGCTAACCGAGAGTCGCGCGGAGGCGATCATCCAGGCAGCGCCCCGGCACGTCCCGGTTGGCGTGTGGCTCGCCCGGAGTGCCGACGTCCGATACGGTCGACGCGTGGATGAGACGACGGGTCGAGGGACGGCCCGGGTAGTCGATATCACCGCCGCCACCGAACCCGTCGGCGAACCCCGCTATCGATCCGAGGGGCTCGAGCCGGACGATGTCGAGGTCCAGTACGTCTCCGACATCGGACGGAACGAACAGGACCCGGTGCCGACAGGTCTCCACGTCCTCGACGATCCTGACCATCCCGACGTCCCAAAGGCTGCGACCCATCCCGAAGCGGGTGACGACGCCCTGCCGGTCGATGTGTCGGGGGAAGTGGTTCCACCAGCGGTTCCGACGGAGCCGCGGCTCCAGCTTCCACTGGACGAACTGCTTGCGAAGAAACTGGCCCGTGGGCTGGTTCCGGTCCGCCTGGTTGGCCCACGCGGCTCCGGGAAGAACTACCTCGTCAAGTACCTGTGTCACCGGACGAACCGTGGCTACGTCTCGGTGGACTGTGACGAGGCAACCCACACGGAGGACCTCTTCGGACCGCTCACCCCCACCGAGGACAAGCTGATCGCACCCAGGAACGGGCCGGCAAAGCAAGCACTACTGAATGGGTCGGTGTTGGTGCTCAACGAATTCCCCGTAATGCGGGCCGGCGCCGCGATGTCTCTCCATCGCCTGCTCAACGAGGGCAAACTCCTCGTGAAGGCCCATGGCGAACTGGTTGAGCCCCATCCGTCGGCGCGAATCGTGATCACGATGAATCCGCCGACCCGAGAGTACCGGGATTCCGAGCCGATGAACTCGGCCACCCGTGGTCGGTTCCGGGCACTCGAACAGCCCTACATTCAGGACGTCGATGAGGAGGTCACGACGCTGGATGCACAGGTGAACGCCAGTCACGAGGTCGTGGACCAAGGGACGCTCCGGAAGATCATCCAGTTCGCCCACCAGACCCGGCAGAACGAGAACTGGCCCACGCTCTCGACGCGAAATCTGACGATTCTCTGCGAGCACATCGAGGACGGGGGCTCCCCGAAGGCAGCGGTCAAGAACGAGGTGTGGGCAGTCGCTGAGCCGAATCAGTATCCCGACGACACCTACGAGACGCTCAACGACTATCCGTGACATCCTCCCCGTCGTGAATGACGGGGCTTCCCGTACCGCAGGTAGGATATTTGCCGGTCTACGACACGACCTGTTCTTGTGGGGCGAACACCCCACTCTCTAAATCGAACAAGTGTGTCGATGGCTGTGCCACACAGCCGTTACTCCTATCCTCGCCGTGAGGACTCGGAGTTATCTTCTGGCGCATGTTCTCCGCCCCGTTACAATCTGCGTTTCCGACTAATCCACACGACGAGCAGACGTACAATCCACGATGTTTGCGATTCGACTTCGTGTCGTCACCACACCGCGAGCAGGTCTTCGAGGTGTTCCACTCGTTCTCTTTCAGCACATCAACGCCACGCACCTCACCTTTGTATTCGAGGTACTGGTAGATGCGGTCGAACGCCCACGAGTGCAACTTCTTGTTCCCGGTCTTCCCCCAGTCCGAGTCACGCACGTCTTCGGGCCAACTCACTGCGAGCGTTCCCACACCGCGTTCGACACACTCGGTGATGATGGCGTCTGTGAGGACGTGGTAGAAATGGGTTTCGCGGTCTGCGAGTTTTCGACGCGCCCACATCGACTTCTCCGAGGGGCCATTCTCGCCCTCAGTATCGTACTCGGTACGTTTGAAGTAGTGCTTGTCCTGTTTGAGCGAGTTGCCGGGATACAGAACGTATTCATGGGGGAACGCGACCGTGGCGATGTTCTTGAGTCCAAGGTCGATACCTGCCACTTCATCACCTGCCGAGTCGTTCGTTTCGAGTTCGACTTTGCAGACGAAGTGCAGTTCCCACTCGTCACCGTTCCAGACGGCGCGAACGTTCTGCACCTTGTTGACTCCCGAAAGGTCAACATCGGGGCGGGTCTGGTACTCGCAGAGCAGGAAGTCCGACCAGTACTCCTTGAGGTTCTTCCCCTTGCTGAGTCGGACGCGATTGTTCTCGGGGTCGTGTTTGAACCCGTCTTCTTTGAACGTGACCGTACTACGTAGTCGGTTGTCACCGTGTTTTCGGTAGCCGGGCGGATGTGCCTCGTCGGCGTGTTGTCGCAGGTCGAACCATGACTGGAAAGCGTCAGAAAGTTCTTCGATGACTTTCTGACTGGATTGTGCATTCAAGTCTTTCCAGCACGACTGGTTCTTCATGTACGATTTCAGCACGCCCTCATCGGGGATTTCGCCTGTCTCATCCCAGATGCGGTCGGCTGTCCATCGTGCAACGTTCCAGATTTTCGAGGCGGAGTTTCCGAGCGAGTCGAGGCCATCGTAGACCTGCCGGTGGTTCTGGATGGAACCAACGTAGGTGCGCGTGACCTGAATCGCCACACATAGCCGATGTAGGTGATCCTACTTGATGGTGTGGATTAGCGTGGAATATCGGGCCTGCCATCGGCGGTGGATTGTGGAGGCGTTGTTGGATTCACTCCCGTCGTAAACGGCGGGATTCTCTCCTCGCAGAAAGATAGTCGTTTGGGTTACCCCACGAATTTGATATTCTATCGCTCGTGGGGTAACGCTCTCTGCAGGCGTTTATCACTTGGAAATGAACGAGGAGGCTACGCGCTTCTCGTGATCACCATGTTCGACACCACCTCATCCACCGGGACTACAGCACAGAGATTCGTCCCTGACGTGGCTGCTCAAGTGCGGACGTCATCTGGACGAACAGAGCGACTTCGTGCATTCATTCATAGTCATCTGCCAACGGAGACCGATGTCGCGGTCGTTCTCACGCCATCCGCCGAAACCGCTGCGGTCCTTCCTGCCGATCTCGATGCGCTCGTGGCCAGTGACGCAACTGAATTCGAGCGGCAGCAGGCCGAACAGCTCCTCGAGAACGTTGACGCCGAATTCCTCGTCCTCGTGACGACCCAACCGGCGCCGTTGGGCCGAATCCCGGTGAACGATCAACTGACTGCCGATCACGCCCACCAGTTCGGGCTCGCATTTCACGAACTGCTCCATATCCTCAAGACAGCCATCGGCCCCATCGCAGAACTCCTCGAAACCGAGATTGATCCCGAGTATCGCCAGCAAGTCCACGACCTCGTCAACATCATCGAGGACGGGGCCATCGAACAGGAGGCCATTGAAGGGGCGAATTTCAGTGATAACGCAGAGATTCGCCTCGAACTCACCCGCCGAATCCATTCGCAAGCTCCTGATGACATTCCCGACGGTGAGCAGGTTCGGTTCTCCTTCTGGGACGCAGTGACGAGCGCGCTCTACGAATGGGCGATCTATCCGACGGACATCACGGGGGCACTTCTGGACGAAGACGACGAACGGATCGTCTTCGCGTCGGAGGCGGATGCCACGGGCTTCGATACTGTTCAGGAAGCGCTCCAGAGGTTGGCAAAGAATGCCCTCGCGATTCGGAGCGCCGAACGCGACGACGTCACCCACAGCCACGACAAGACCGCATCCGTACGGCGAGCTCGGTTTGTCGTCGAGACCTGGCAGTCGGCGATCCTCCCGCTTCTTGAGGACCGTTCCGAAGCATCCGCCGAGTCACCAACGGAGGGCGATACTCAAGAGACCGCTGCAGACTCCGTCTCATCGCCGGACTCAGGCAGCTCGAAAGCAGCTGGTCCTGAGACCGAACCCGACCCATCGAGCGACGAGGAGACTGACAGAGGGGGCGACGAGCGCCCGCAGTTCGAACGGAGCGCAACGGACGATCCGTTCCAGGATGTCCTCGATCAGCCTACAATCACGCCGGATCCGCTCGACGAAGACCTCGACGAGACACCTGATCTTGAGGATCCGAACGCCCACACTGCCGATACCCCTGGCTCAGACTCTGATGGCTCATCCCAATCGGTAGGCAGCCATGGAGACCAGCCGTCGCAGACCTCGAAGCCTCTCGACCCCAGAACTCGGGAACTCGCTCGCTCCATCGAGTGCCCGGACACAGAACCCGAGTCCTCGTACGGTGAACGTCCCTCCAGCGGTGACGAGGTGGATGACAGCTCTGATACCACACAACAGTCGACCATCGGGGACTTCGACGCCGGCGGCGCTCCTCGTAAGGACCGCTCATCTGGAGAGGCGACTGACTCTCACGATGAGCGCGACTACGGCCACGAGCACGCCGAAGGCGAGGCCCCAACTCCGAGTATCCCCTCTGAGGACGGATCGGAACCCACAGCCGCTCCCGAGCCGGCACACGCTGAGGTCTTCGATCGAGATCCTGCTGACGAGACAGACACCTACGAGGAAGCACTCGCCGCAGACCGGACTGCGGCTCACGACGAGGCAGACCGGGAGGGCATCGACACCGACGCGCTGGAGCGTGAGCTGGAGGACCTCAGTCACCGGCTCGATCGGGGTAGTTCAGACGACGACCAGGCGGCCGGCGGGAGCTCTGGAGGCCCGGGCCAGCTCGACGAACTAGAGCTCGTTCCCATCGCTGATGACCATGCACCACCGGGGATGTGGGCCGACATCGAAGACGGTGCTGCCCGGGTTGCTGGCACGCTCGAGAAACAGCTACGTCTCGACCGGCATCGTGGTGCCCGGCGAGGATTGACCGCCGGTGGATACGACACCACTGCGGGCCACCGGCTTCTGATCGGCGATCCCCGGGTCTGCAAGGTCGACACGCCGGGCCGCGAGAAACGTTACGCACTGGTGCTGGTCCTCGACCGCTCGGGCTCGATGCGAAACGGCGAGCCTCCAAAGATCGAGGTCGCGACGAAAGCGCTGGCACGATTCGCCGTCGCCGCAGAGGGGCTCGGGATCGAGGTGGCGATCGTCGATTTCGTCGACGGTCACGCTCGGCTCGTGAAGCCCTTCTCTGTCGAGACTCGCCACGTCCAAGCGGGACTACTCGACACGGACTGTGGTGGGGGAACGCCGCTGGCGGACACTCTCGAACTTGCACGCCAACTCGTTGAGAATCACCGGGACGAACCCCTCATCGTTGCCGTGACCGACGGCGAGCCGAGTAGCGTCGACGACGTCATCGATCAGATTCGAGCCGCCCATGCCCCCGTCTGTTCGCTCACCATCGCTACCGATAC includes:
- a CDS encoding VWA domain-containing protein, with the translated sequence MFDTTSSTGTTAQRFVPDVAAQVRTSSGRTERLRAFIHSHLPTETDVAVVLTPSAETAAVLPADLDALVASDATEFERQQAEQLLENVDAEFLVLVTTQPAPLGRIPVNDQLTADHAHQFGLAFHELLHILKTAIGPIAELLETEIDPEYRQQVHDLVNIIEDGAIEQEAIEGANFSDNAEIRLELTRRIHSQAPDDIPDGEQVRFSFWDAVTSALYEWAIYPTDITGALLDEDDERIVFASEADATGFDTVQEALQRLAKNALAIRSAERDDVTHSHDKTASVRRARFVVETWQSAILPLLEDRSEASAESPTEGDTQETAADSVSSPDSGSSKAAGPETEPDPSSDEETDRGGDERPQFERSATDDPFQDVLDQPTITPDPLDEDLDETPDLEDPNAHTADTPGSDSDGSSQSVGSHGDQPSQTSKPLDPRTRELARSIECPDTEPESSYGERPSSGDEVDDSSDTTQQSTIGDFDAGGAPRKDRSSGEATDSHDERDYGHEHAEGEAPTPSIPSEDGSEPTAAPEPAHAEVFDRDPADETDTYEEALAADRTAAHDEADREGIDTDALERELEDLSHRLDRGSSDDDQAAGGSSGGPGQLDELELVPIADDHAPPGMWADIEDGAARVAGTLEKQLRLDRHRGARRGLTAGGYDTTAGHRLLIGDPRVCKVDTPGREKRYALVLVLDRSGSMRNGEPPKIEVATKALARFAVAAEGLGIEVAIVDFVDGHARLVKPFSVETRHVQAGLLDTDCGGGTPLADTLELARQLVENHRDEPLIVAVTDGEPSSVDDVIDQIRAAHAPVCSLTIATDTEPGRLSTDASELADYYERETTVYDGERLDDRIDQFASLLVGF